In Rutidosis leptorrhynchoides isolate AG116_Rl617_1_P2 chromosome 2, CSIRO_AGI_Rlap_v1, whole genome shotgun sequence, one genomic interval encodes:
- the LOC139889389 gene encoding wall-associated receptor kinase-like 9: protein MKLLQAAHFLLIFLPLTKSESVLPRYAKHGCTDKCGNVTIPYPFGIGAHCSFNKWYVVECNSSTPYLSALNHFQIISFDLKKQTVTVNTPTVTKTLGCQNDISVHDTKSSVDLGWSPFWFSSDDNKLVLEGRGHVVISDNGNVLSGCSATYNDTSIRTVNEKYTCLGITCCQTTVPYYLKSYAVKLTGRDKSCESAFFVDKNSYVRDGNISDVVPVILLWTLSELDFSRINCCQKHKDRKRTITTGSNGTQLDTWSCDMDSAFEGNRYLKDGCVVKEECARCRENGNYCDYKNPDEVFNCSVYPPEFYYNEGLKVTLRGVILGFILSMGEICLAILSYVLYNLIKKIKERRRRKKFFKRNGGLLLKQQEEADPSLVNKTILFTSRELEKATDNFNENRILGRGGQGTVYKGMLVDGRIVAVKKSKVIDESQLEQFINEVVILSQVTHRNVVKLLGCCLETDVPLLVSEFISNGTLYERLHNEDQEFPISLNIRLQIAAEVAGALAYLHSATFIPIFHRDIKSTNILLDDKNRAKISDFGISRFVSLDQTHLTTLVKGTFGYLDPEYFQSNRFTEKSDVYSFGVVLVELLTGEKPILLTGFGEHRSLASYFELAMEEERGMSIFDANVI, encoded by the exons ATGAAGTTACTTCAAGCAGCCCACTTTTTACTCATCTTCCTTCCATTAACAAAATCTGAATCAGTACTTCCACGCTATGCCAAGCATGGGTGTACTGATAAATGCGGGAACGTAACAATTCCATATCCATTTGGTATCGGAGCACACTGTTCCTTCAACAAATGGTACGTTGTTGAGTGCAACTCCTCGACGCCATATCTATCCGCACTCAACCACTTCCAAATCATAAGTTTCGACTTGAAAAAACAAACGGTCACTGTGAACACGCCAACAGTGACAAAAACCTTAGGTTGCCAAAACGATATTAGTGTTCATGATACAAAGAGTAGTGTTGATCTTGGTTGGAGCCCTTTTTGGTTTTCTAGTGATGATAATAAACTAGTGCTTGAAGGGCGTGGTCACGTTGTCATTTCGGATAACGGGAATGTGCTGAGCGGGTGTTCAGCGACATATAATGATACTAGTATACGTACTGTTAACGAGAAATACACGTGCCTTGGCATTACATGTTGCCAAACAACAGTTCCTTATTATCTCAAGTCGTACGCTGTGAAGCTTACGGGCAGAGATAAATCTTGTGAGTCTGCCTTCTTTGTTGATAAAAATTCGTACGTTCGTGATGGTAATATTTCGGACGTTGTTCCGGTAATACTTTTGTGGACTCTGTCTGAACTTGACTTTTCTCGAATAAATTGTTGTCAAAAACATAAGGATCGTAAGAGAACAATAACGACTGGTAGTAACGGTACTCAGTTGGATACTTGGTCGTGTGACATGGATTCGGCTTTCGAAGGGAACCGATATTTAAAAGATGGGTGCGTTG TTAAGGAAGAATGTGCAAGGTGCCGAGAAAACGGAAATTACTGTGACTATAAGAATCCAGATGAAGTCTTCAATTGTTCTGTTTATCCACCAGAGTTTTATTATAATGAGGGCCTCAAGGTAACGTTGCGGGGCGTTATTCTAG GCTTCATATTAAGCATGGGTGAAATTTGTCTCGCGATACTCAGCTATGTACTGTACAATCTgataaagaaaataaaagaaaggaGACGACGAAAAAAGTTTTTCAAACGCAACGGTGGTTTACTTTTAAAACAACAAGAAGAAGCTGACCCGTCTTTAGTTAACAAAACCATACTTTTTACATCACGTGAATTGGAGAAGGCGACTGACAACTTCAATGAGAATAGAATTCTAGGTCGAGGAGGACAAGGTACAGTCTATAAAGGAATGTTAGTAGATGGAAGGATTGTGGCGGTCAAAAAGTCAAAAGTAATCGATGAAAGTCAATTAGAACAATTTATCAATGAAGTTGTCATTCTTTCGCAAGTTACGCATAGGAATGTTGTCAAATTATTAGGATGTTGCTTAGAAACTGACGTTCCTCTCCTAGTTTCCGAATTCATTTCAAATGGTACGTTATACGAACGTCTTCACAACGAAGATCAAGAATTCCCAATTTCTTTGAATATAAGATTACAAATTGCTGCAGAGGTTGCAGGAGCACTCGCTTACCTGCACTCAGCAACTTTCATTCCAATATTTCATAGGGACATCAAAAGCACTAATATACTTTTAGACGACAAGAACAGGGCCAAAATTTCTGACTTTGGAATTTCAAGATTTGTCTCGTTAGATCAAACTCACCTGACCACCTTAGTCAAAGGTACATTTGGCTACCTAGATCCCGAGTATTTCCAATCTAACCGGTTCACTGAGAAGAGTGATGTTTATAGTTTTGGAGTTGTTTTGGTTGAACTCTTGACAGGAGAAAAACCAATACTCTTAACGGGATTCGGTGAACATAGAAGTTTGGCTTCATACTTTGAGTTGGCTATGGAAGAAGAGCGTGGTATGTCAATTTTTGATGCAAATGTGATTTAG